A stretch of DNA from Acomys russatus chromosome 4, mAcoRus1.1, whole genome shotgun sequence:
AGCATGTATCTAACTCTCAGATGGTGTAAAAACCCAACTCAGAGCTTCAGCTGCCCCAAGGATTGAAGCAAGACAGCACATCTGAGGATTCGAGGAAATGAAATAGGAACTCAGAAAATTTTGTGAGATATCTTTGtcataacagagagagagacaaaacaaGCAAGTAGAAGGTGAAGTGTCCTATTATGCCAATACCTTGTCTCATAGTGATGAACCTGGGTTATTTTACACATCTACTTCCCTGATGTCTCACCATTTAAAATCACCTTCCCTCGGGGACATGTATTGCATTCTTCATCATTATATTTCCAATACTAAGCAAGATGACTGTCTCAGATATAACAAAAGTAGTAACAACGACAATAACAATGATGTCTACATTTACTTAGTTTTCACAAGGTAGTAGGCAATATTTTAAGTCTTTATTTCATTAACTTTTATCCTCACAAACTTCAGGAGTGTGTGATGCTACCATTTTCATTAACTAGTGAGGGAAAGACACTGGACCACAGAAAGTATAAGTAACTTACCTAAAGTTGTATCTAATATAGTCTAAGCTTGCCTACTTTTAATTAGAACGTAGTGAAATTCTTACcccctcacttctttctttctgaaaggtCAATAGAAACCAAAGTTTGAAAATGGAAATTgagatattatatatacatgaacATATGGTTCATGAAAAGCCAGTTGAGCTGATAAAATATTCTTAGAAGTTGTTATTTAGAATTAAcgcagaaaataatttattttattttctcaaatgtacaacacataaaaataaggaCACAAGGCAATAATCCTGttatactcatttttttctgtaatcaATCTTTTCACATTTATGAAAGTAACTTAACAACTAGCCTATCCATCTACAGGCTACGTTAAAATGGGTTACCtatgtggatctctgtggatgctaatgcgcgcgcgcacacacacacacacacacacacacacacacctctgttaGTGTACTATCAAAGAAAGCATAAATTATGTTGCTACTGCTTACATCTCAGGCTAATCctagaagatattttaaatgaattaattgtGAAACATATTATGTACCAATATTTTTTCTTCACCAGCATGTTCACAAGGTGTTTCTGCCATAGAATCAATCTGATGAGCACTGAGTCCTTTTTCCACACTTTAAATATGTGACTTCTTACATGTTTCTTCTCTTATGATTATTATTTGTCAAAGGGGAGAGAATTGTGCCCTTTTTAGAGAAGTGTTTTAAATGTTGGTAAAGTTACTAGCCAGTGAGGTGATTATACCATACGCATCTGTATACCAGATAACAGGTAAACATTTCTGTAATTGGTTAATGGCTACATGTCACcaattaaaaattcttaatatttttaacaagacatcattgaggtgtaacaagaataaattaataaaaatttaaaaaataaaaataaaaaacaaattaacatcagaaaaaaagacatcaaataaTTTACTTGTTCTCTAGATACCAGAAATTAATTAGTCTTTCTTGAATATAGTTATTAATGAAGTCTATAGCCCATAGTACTTGCCACATATCATGAATTTCACTGTTATTCCCCCTCTTAATAATTCTACATGGGAGGTTTTAGTTGGTGGGGTATAGGCCAAGACTTCTATTTTCTGTACATTTCTTATATGAGATAGACACTGAAGTAAAAGATGAAGTCCATTTCATAAACTTCATGATTTTGGCACCTACAATGTTGGCAATTGGTAATCACTACACCAGGGGCCTTTTTCTCAATGCTCCATTTCTCTGTGATTAAATGCAAATAGTGAATATTGTTAACTTGGACTACCAAAATGTTTCTCTCTAAATATTGGCAATCTAAACCACCAAGAGCTATTAAATTTGTTTACAATGCAGGCTAGTACATTCATTTTCTGTTAATTTTACCAATAATGTCTTTAACTCAAACATACGTAACCAACAGTACTGTAGGACAATATTTGGAAAAGTAACaccatttttgtttctattgtttttcaGACTGTTTGAACTCCAGAAGGACCAACACCAGATAAATTATGAATGTTGAACAAGATGACCTTACATCCACAGCAGATAATGATAGGTCCTAGGTTTAACAGGGCCCTATTTGACCCCCTGCTTGTGGTGCTGTTGGCTCTTCAGCTTCTTGTGGTGGCTGGTCTGGTTCGGGCTCAAACCTGCCCTTCGGTGTGCTCTTGTAGCAACCAGTTCAGCAAGGTGATTTGTGTTCGGAAAAACCTTCGTGAGGTTCCTGATGGCATCTCCACCAACACAAGGCTGCTGAACCTCCATGAGAACCAAATCCAGATCATCAAAGTGAACAGTTTCAAGCACTTGAGGCACCTGGAAATCCTCCAGTTGAGCAGGAACCATATTCGAACCATTGAAATCGGGGCCTTCAATGGTCTGGCAAACCTCAACACTCTGGAACTCTTTGACAATCGTCTTACTACCATCCCGAATGGAGCTTTTGTATATTTGTCTAAACTGAAGGAGCTCTGGTTGCGGAACAACCCCATCGAGAGCATCCCTTCCTATGCTTTTAACAGAATCCCTTCTTTGCGCCGCTTAGACTTAGGGGAACTGAAAAGGCTTTCATACATCTCAGAAGGTGCCTTTGAAGGTCTGTCCAACTTGAGGTATTTGAACCTTGCCATGTGCAACCTCCGGGAAATCCCTAACCTCACGCCGCTCATCAAATTGGACGAGCTAGATCTTTCTGGGAACCATTTGTCTGCAATCAGGCCTGGCTCTTTTCAGGGATTGATGCACCTTCAAAAACTGTGGATGATACAGTCTCAGATTCAAGTGATTGAAAGGAATGCCTTTGATAACCTTCAGTCACTAGTGGAGATCAACCTGGCACACAACAATCTGACATTACTGCCTCATGACCTCTTCACACCCTTGCATCATCTAGAGAGGATACACCTGCATCACAACCCATGGAACTGCAACTGTGACAtcctgtggctcagctggtggaTAAGAGACATGGCCCCCTCCAACACAGCTTGCTGTGCCAGATGTAACACCCCTGCCAGTCTGAAAGGGAGGTACATCGGAGAGCTGGACCAGAATTATTTTACATGTTATGCTCCTGTAATTGTGGAGCCCCCTGCAGACCTCAATGTCACTGAAGGCATGGCTGCTGAGCTGAAATGTCGAGCATCTACGTCCCTGACTTCCGTATCTTGGATTACTCCAAATGGAACAGTCATGACTCATGGGGCATACAAAGTGCGGATAGCTGTGCTTAGCGATGGCACGTTAAATTTCACAAATGTAACTGTGCAagacacaggcatgtacacatgtatggtGAGTAATTCTGTTGGCAACACTACTGCTTCTGCCACCTTGAATGTTACTGCGGCAACCACTACTCCTTTCTCGTACTTTTCAACTGTAACAGTAGAGACTATGGAACCTTCTCAGGATGAGGCACGGACCACAGATACCAATGTGGGCCCCACTCCTGTGATTGATTGGGAGACCACCAATGTAACCACAATTCTGATGCCACAGAGCACAAGGTCGACAGAGAAAACATTCACCATCCCAGTAACTGACATCAACAGTGGAATCCCAGGAATTGATGAGgtcatgaaaacaacaaaaatcattatTGGATGTTTTGTGGCCATCACGCTAATGGCTGCCGTGATGCTGGTCATTTTCTATAAGATGAGGAAACAGCACCATCGGCAAAATCACCATGCTCCAACAAGGACTGTTGAAATCATTAATGTGGATGATGAGATCACTGGGGACACGCCCATGGAAAGCCACCTGCCCATGCCTGCAATTGAGCATGAGCACCTAAACCACTATAACTCTTACAAATCCCCCTTCAACCACACAACAACAGTAAACACAATAAATTCAATACACAGTTCAGTGCATGAACCGTTATTGATCCGAATGAACTCTAAAGACAATGTACAAGAGACTCAGATATAAAACATTTACagttacagaaaacaaacaatccaaaaagacagtttattaaaaaaaaatgacacaaatgaCTGGGCTAAATCTTCTGTTTCAAAAAAGTGtctttacaaaaaacaaaaaaaaacaaaaaagaaaagaaatttatttattaaaaattctatTGTGATCTAAAGCAGACAAAATTATGTGTATTCCTCAGAACCTGTTTTTGCTGCACTTACTATTTTCCcacacctcctctctccctcccctgatTGCCATATTTTTCATAGATCTCAATTCCCCAAAGAACTGGTCTAGGAAATTTTGTAAGAATTCTGTTACACTTTGAGATTTCTATGGTGAATTCTAGTGGTGAGATCCAGTCTAttttgtctctttccctctctagttttttcattattttctttttccttcatgccCTTAGGAAGCAGTCCAATGGGGAATGCAATATTAGTAatagatttttaagaaagaatgaggaaaatgCAAGATCTTATATTTTTCATGTAATGACCTGTTATGTATTCATGAGGAGGATATTCTGTGGAGAAAGAAACTAAAGTAAGCAAACAACAGATTAATTTACATATGAGCATCTATAAAACccatgacttttaaaaagaaactctaGAACCAGAATTTGTAGTTCAAAAGCTTAAAAtaagattataaataaaatattgttggTTTTTCTGTACCTGGACATAGATCATTTATAATCTGACTTATATGTGAGAAACCCAAAGGATTAGATTCCTTATTTTCTAACAAAGATAATACTACAGAACTCTTTAGTTATAACATCATTTCCTACATGCCtctattgttttatttgatttaagTTGCACATGAGTAATCAAAGATACGATGATAGTCTTGCCTTCTCAATATGCTGTCTTTTGTAAAGTTTTCAGatgaaaaataacaatttaataaTTCATGAAGGGAGAAAATACCACTATGATATATTTGCTTCATTCTAAAGTAAATTACATACACAAGATGAAATATCACCACAAAAGTGGGGTAATCGTAAATTCTTCACAGTTTAAAAAGAATTTTGCATTCTGAGTGTCACCAAATTTAGAAAAAGATCAATGGAAATCGTCAAAGAGGTAAAATGGGCTAAATGGTCACTTGGGTGCACAGAAAATAAAGCCTGGTTCTTTATTCCCTGGAAATTGCATCATTTCCAACGATAGTTCTCAGTGTACTACTAAGCACTAGCACTGCTTTGGTTTTAGGCAGATGACAGTGTTCTAGGaactcaaaatttcaaaatatcaaCTTACTGTTACTATAGAAACATCCTAGACTCGTGGTTTCTCACATATTTATTGTGGAGATGATTTTATCCTTTCGCCTCCAGATTCCAAGACCTAGAGAACACATCAAGATGGAATATCTTGTAATCATGGGCACATATGAAGAGGAAACAAGGCTGGTACAATGGTACTTTACTAAGGCTTCCTTTAAATGAGGTGTGGAAACTTTAGCTAAGAGGACATACCTAgcatccaaaaagaaaaagagaaacccaCTGGTTGTGAATATTAGCAGccttccatttttaaatatactgtGTGTATGGCCTTCATATTTTTGTCTGTGGTGCAATATATacacaggcagatagacagagagatacacatgtgagcacatgtacacacacacagcgagagagagagaggggagagagagagagagagagagagagagagagag
This window harbors:
- the Lrrc4c gene encoding leucine-rich repeat-containing protein 4C, with the translated sequence MLNKMTLHPQQIMIGPRFNRALFDPLLVVLLALQLLVVAGLVRAQTCPSVCSCSNQFSKVICVRKNLREVPDGISTNTRLLNLHENQIQIIKVNSFKHLRHLEILQLSRNHIRTIEIGAFNGLANLNTLELFDNRLTTIPNGAFVYLSKLKELWLRNNPIESIPSYAFNRIPSLRRLDLGELKRLSYISEGAFEGLSNLRYLNLAMCNLREIPNLTPLIKLDELDLSGNHLSAIRPGSFQGLMHLQKLWMIQSQIQVIERNAFDNLQSLVEINLAHNNLTLLPHDLFTPLHHLERIHLHHNPWNCNCDILWLSWWIRDMAPSNTACCARCNTPASLKGRYIGELDQNYFTCYAPVIVEPPADLNVTEGMAAELKCRASTSLTSVSWITPNGTVMTHGAYKVRIAVLSDGTLNFTNVTVQDTGMYTCMVSNSVGNTTASATLNVTAATTTPFSYFSTVTVETMEPSQDEARTTDTNVGPTPVIDWETTNVTTILMPQSTRSTEKTFTIPVTDINSGIPGIDEVMKTTKIIIGCFVAITLMAAVMLVIFYKMRKQHHRQNHHAPTRTVEIINVDDEITGDTPMESHLPMPAIEHEHLNHYNSYKSPFNHTTTVNTINSIHSSVHEPLLIRMNSKDNVQETQI